Proteins from a genomic interval of Hornefia porci:
- a CDS encoding ATP-binding protein encodes MKVYRSRIVDEMLKDRLEAKGAVVIEGPKWCGKTTTALQVAGSVLKMDEPSKRDANIQMSEIEPSRLLAGETPRLIDEWQIAPKIWDATRYEVDTRGEEGQFILTGSAVPAESEEITHSGTGRFTWLMMRPMSLYESGESSGEVSLKELFGKPDRIVGTNNHKIDDLAFLICRGGWPRAIDMKEKAALSQAEDYFDAVVRSDINRADGVNKNPERVKRLMRSYARNQGSQIAITTLKDDIKANDTETLNEDTIAAYINALKKIFVVEDMPAWNPNLRSKTAIRSSDTRYFVDPSIATAALGIGPSDLINDLNTMGLLFEALCVRDLRVYAESLGGDVLHYRDKSGLECDTVIHLRNGNYGFAEIKLGGQKLIEEGVKNLKSLERKIDTEKMPGPSFMMIIAGVGDFAYRREDGIYIVPIGCLKH; translated from the coding sequence ATGAAAGTATATAGATCACGTATAGTAGATGAAATGCTGAAGGACAGACTCGAGGCAAAAGGGGCTGTCGTAATAGAAGGACCTAAGTGGTGTGGAAAAACAACAACAGCGCTGCAAGTTGCCGGCAGCGTTTTGAAAATGGATGAGCCGTCGAAAAGAGATGCTAATATACAGATGTCAGAAATTGAGCCGAGTCGTCTTCTCGCAGGCGAAACTCCGAGACTGATTGATGAATGGCAAATTGCACCTAAAATCTGGGATGCGACACGCTATGAAGTTGACACAAGAGGAGAAGAAGGACAGTTCATTCTAACCGGTTCGGCGGTACCGGCAGAATCTGAAGAAATAACTCATTCCGGAACAGGAAGATTTACATGGCTGATGATGAGACCGATGTCTCTGTATGAATCAGGTGAATCCTCAGGAGAAGTAAGCCTGAAAGAATTATTCGGTAAACCTGATAGGATTGTCGGTACGAACAATCACAAAATAGATGACCTTGCATTTCTGATTTGCAGAGGCGGATGGCCGCGCGCAATTGACATGAAAGAGAAGGCGGCACTCTCACAGGCGGAAGATTATTTTGATGCAGTTGTAAGATCTGATATTAACAGAGCTGATGGTGTAAATAAGAACCCTGAGAGAGTTAAAAGGTTAATGAGATCATATGCCAGAAATCAGGGCTCACAGATTGCAATTACAACACTTAAAGATGATATTAAGGCAAATGATACAGAAACATTGAATGAAGATACGATAGCGGCATACATTAATGCATTAAAGAAGATATTTGTTGTTGAAGACATGCCGGCCTGGAATCCAAATCTGCGTTCAAAGACAGCAATACGATCATCAGATACAAGATATTTTGTGGATCCGTCTATTGCAACTGCAGCTTTGGGCATTGGTCCGAGCGACCTGATAAATGACCTGAATACCATGGGACTGCTCTTCGAGGCATTATGTGTCCGGGACCTTAGGGTGTATGCTGAATCCCTTGGCGGAGATGTGCTGCACTACAGAGACAAATCCGGATTGGAGTGCGACACGGTTATCCATCTCCGAAACGGAAACTATGGTTTTGCGGAAATAAAACTGGGTGGTCAGAAGCTTATAGAGGAAGGTGTAAAAAATCTTAAATCTCTTGAGCGGAAGATAGACACGGAGAAAATGCCGGGCCCGTCTTTTATGATGATAATTGCAGGCGTTGGAGATTTTGCATATAGGCGTGAGGACGGAATATACATCGTTCCGATAGGATGTTTAAAACACTGA
- a CDS encoding sodium-dependent transporter, which yields MSDSGKGGFKSNFGFLMSAVGVAIGLGNIWSFPYKMGANGGFAFLLVYILMAVFVGYPLLLAEFSLGRKSGKGAVEAFRQANPRFAFTGVFETAVPFLLLCFYCLLGGMVMRYAVVNFGDIIGAPFGLHGMASSDFFGSFVSNFKVLAIFTLIFLGMTSYVVYRGIEQGIEKFCSIGMPVLFVMLVITVIRCCTLPNGMEGLRFMFKPDFSVFAGTGWFKVFATAGSQMFFSISLGSGALIAYGSYMRKEDNLEKSALIVPVMDTAAALLAGMAVFPAVFSEGLEPSAGPGLLFVSLQTVFDAMGKAGPLFGFIFYVLVFVAAFSSSIGMMEGGISALMDHRIRKGKPAGRGHVTVLITLTTLVGSVLVALDQLGGNPSVWKPFGLGSWLDVFDLGAEGILMPLGGFLTAILLGWSRRGFIDDEVRLSSDYRSRPFVDFCLRYVSPIFMAIVIFVQFSSFFFSGTGWYKALMG from the coding sequence ATGTCAGATTCTGGAAAGGGTGGATTTAAATCCAACTTTGGTTTTCTGATGTCGGCGGTCGGCGTCGCCATCGGTCTGGGCAACATCTGGAGTTTCCCGTATAAAATGGGGGCGAACGGCGGATTTGCCTTTTTGCTCGTCTATATTCTTATGGCAGTCTTTGTTGGCTATCCGCTGCTCCTGGCGGAATTTTCGCTGGGACGTAAAAGCGGAAAGGGCGCTGTGGAAGCGTTCCGACAGGCCAACCCGCGTTTTGCTTTTACCGGCGTGTTTGAAACCGCAGTTCCGTTCCTGCTGCTGTGCTTCTACTGTCTGCTGGGCGGAATGGTCATGCGCTACGCCGTCGTCAACTTCGGAGACATCATTGGTGCGCCCTTCGGGCTCCACGGCATGGCAAGCAGCGATTTCTTCGGAAGCTTCGTTTCAAACTTCAAGGTGCTGGCGATCTTCACTCTGATCTTCCTCGGAATGACCTCCTATGTCGTGTACCGCGGCATCGAACAGGGAATCGAAAAATTCTGCTCCATCGGAATGCCTGTTCTGTTTGTGATGCTGGTCATCACGGTCATTCGCTGCTGCACACTTCCAAACGGGATGGAAGGTCTGCGTTTCATGTTCAAGCCTGACTTCTCCGTTTTCGCGGGAACCGGCTGGTTCAAGGTGTTCGCGACGGCGGGCAGCCAGATGTTCTTCTCGATTTCTCTGGGCTCCGGCGCACTGATCGCCTACGGCTCCTATATGAGAAAGGAAGATAATCTGGAGAAAAGCGCACTGATCGTTCCCGTCATGGATACCGCTGCGGCACTGCTGGCAGGCATGGCTGTTTTCCCGGCGGTCTTTTCGGAAGGTCTCGAACCCTCCGCAGGTCCCGGTCTGCTGTTCGTATCTCTTCAGACGGTTTTCGATGCGATGGGAAAGGCCGGACCGCTCTTCGGGTTCATCTTCTACGTCCTGGTCTTTGTAGCGGCGTTCTCCTCATCTATCGGTATGATGGAGGGCGGTATCTCCGCACTGATGGATCACCGCATCCGCAAAGGAAAACCGGCCGGCCGCGGACACGTAACGGTTCTGATCACCCTGACCACACTGGTCGGAAGTGTGCTGGTCGCGCTGGATCAGCTGGGAGGAAACCCCTCTGTCTGGAAGCCCTTCGGTCTGGGCAGCTGGCTGGACGTATTCGACCTGGGCGCGGAGGGCATCCTGATGCCCCTTGGCGGATTCCTCACCGCGATTCTTCTGGGCTGGTCCAGACGCGGATTCATCGATGACGAGGTCCGGCTGAGCTCCGATTACCGCAGCCGCCCCTTCGTCGATTTCTGTCTGCGCTACGTCAGTCCGATTTTCATGGCGATCGTCATCTTCGTACAATTCAGCAGCTTTTTCTTCTCCGGCACCGGATGGTATAAGGCGCTGATGGGATAA
- the ltrA gene encoding group II intron reverse transcriptase/maturase has translation MSTENKKESCLQRDSAERKEYAGARRSFRRIWKERDSAEPGLLEAILDRRNMNKAYKRVKANKGAPGVDGMTIEEALPYLREHKDELIGRILRGKYTPSPVRRVEIPKPNGGIRKLGIPTVIDRIIQQAISQKLMPIYEPKFSDGSYGYRPGRSAKDAINRVKEYAEKGYRYAVSLDLSKYFDTLNHERLLNLLRKDIDDERVIQIIKRYLKSGVMVNGVVMETEEGSPQGGNLSPLLANIYLDEFDKEFEKRGVPCVRYADDIVLLSRSERAAKRLLETSTSYLEGKLKLTVNKEKSKVTSVFAIRNFKYLGFARGRNGSGIYVRVHAKSWRKMKAKLKDLSSRRWVQSVIPALHRIKVYMRGWLNYYGIAAMKNSIGKLNGWLYHRIRMCIWKMWKRPRSKMKYLMRLGIPEYYAYMTANSRRGYWFTSATSTVNRALSKEILVHIGFYDLSEAYQRMHINY, from the coding sequence TTGAGCACAGAAAACAAGAAAGAAAGCTGCCTGCAAAGGGATAGCGCGGAACGTAAAGAGTATGCAGGAGCGCGCCGTTCATTCCGCCGGATATGGAAGGAAAGGGACAGTGCAGAGCCGGGACTTCTTGAGGCGATACTGGACAGAAGAAATATGAATAAAGCCTACAAGAGAGTGAAGGCAAACAAGGGAGCGCCGGGTGTCGATGGAATGACCATCGAGGAGGCACTGCCTTACTTGCGGGAGCATAAAGATGAACTCATTGGAAGGATATTACGTGGGAAATATACCCCGTCTCCGGTGAGGAGAGTCGAGATCCCGAAACCAAACGGTGGAATACGAAAGCTTGGTATTCCAACTGTCATTGACCGTATCATCCAACAGGCCATCAGTCAGAAACTCATGCCCATCTACGAGCCGAAGTTTTCGGACGGAAGCTATGGCTACCGGCCGGGACGAAGCGCAAAGGATGCGATAAACAGAGTGAAGGAATATGCGGAGAAAGGATACCGCTATGCGGTTAGTCTTGATCTCAGCAAATACTTTGATACGCTGAATCATGAGCGGCTTCTGAATCTGCTGAGAAAGGATATCGATGATGAGAGAGTCATTCAGATCATCAAAAGGTACCTGAAGAGCGGAGTGATGGTGAACGGTGTGGTTATGGAAACAGAGGAAGGTTCGCCCCAGGGCGGAAACCTTTCTCCGCTTCTGGCCAACATTTATCTGGATGAGTTTGACAAAGAGTTCGAGAAGCGCGGGGTACCATGTGTACGCTACGCAGATGACATTGTATTGCTGTCGAGAAGCGAAAGAGCCGCAAAGCGGCTGCTGGAAACGAGCACTTCATATCTGGAAGGGAAGCTGAAGCTGACCGTGAACAAAGAGAAGAGCAAAGTTACCAGTGTTTTCGCTATCCGAAATTTTAAGTACCTCGGCTTCGCACGGGGAAGGAACGGAAGCGGAATATACGTTCGCGTTCATGCGAAGTCGTGGAGAAAGATGAAGGCTAAACTGAAAGATCTCTCTTCCCGGAGATGGGTTCAGAGCGTCATTCCGGCATTGCACAGAATCAAGGTGTACATGCGCGGATGGCTAAATTATTACGGCATAGCCGCAATGAAGAACAGCATCGGAAAACTCAATGGATGGCTGTACCACCGAATCCGGATGTGCATCTGGAAGATGTGGAAACGGCCGCGGTCAAAGATGAAGTATCTGATGAGACTGGGAATCCCGGAATACTATGCCTATATGACGGCAAACAGCCGCAGAGGGTATTGGTTTACATCGGCGACCAGCACAGTCAACAGAGCTTTGTCGAAAGAAATACTGGTACACATCGGATTTTATGATCTATCCGAAGCATACCAGCGAATGCACATCAACTATTGA
- the recR gene encoding recombination mediator RecR, producing the protein MAQQYPKPLARLISELARLPGIGNKTAQRLAFHILSLPDAEAESLSASIREAKKTMRYCSVCGNLTDQDPCRICSDKSRRDDILCVVESPQDVMAMERIREYNGRYHVLNGVISPMEGIGPGDINLKQLILRLQQHEEVQEVILATNPNIEGEATAMYIARLLKPSGIRVTRIAHGLPVGGDLEYADEVTLLKAVEGRTDL; encoded by the coding sequence ATGGCACAGCAGTATCCGAAACCGCTGGCGCGCCTGATCAGCGAGCTGGCACGGCTGCCGGGTATCGGCAACAAGACCGCCCAGAGACTTGCGTTCCATATTCTGTCCCTGCCGGATGCAGAGGCGGAGTCCCTCTCTGCGTCCATTCGCGAGGCGAAGAAAACCATGCGTTACTGCTCCGTCTGCGGAAATCTGACGGATCAGGATCCCTGCCGGATCTGCAGCGACAAAAGCAGGCGGGACGATATTCTTTGTGTGGTGGAAAGCCCCCAGGACGTAATGGCCATGGAGCGCATCCGCGAATACAACGGGCGCTACCATGTTCTTAACGGCGTGATTTCTCCGATGGAGGGAATCGGCCCGGGAGACATCAACCTGAAGCAGCTGATTCTGAGACTTCAGCAGCACGAAGAGGTGCAGGAGGTCATTCTCGCAACGAATCCCAACATCGAAGGAGAGGCGACGGCCATGTACATTGCGCGTCTTCTGAAGCCGTCCGGAATCCGGGTGACGCGAATCGCTCATGGTCTGCCGGTAGGAGGCGATCTGGAGTATGCGGACGAGGTGACGCTGCTGAAGGCGGTTGAAGGGCGCACCGATCTGTAA
- a CDS encoding YbaB/EbfC family nucleoid-associated protein, which translates to MGKGMKAGKRPKTGGAKGGKKGQMAQIQQMQAMQRQMEQMQAELEEKEVTATAGGGVVTAVVSGKKELTSLTIQPEVVDPDDVETLQDLVIAAVNEGMRQIDELTNDEYGKLTGGLNIPGM; encoded by the coding sequence ATGGGTAAAGGAATGAAAGCGGGAAAGCGCCCCAAAACGGGCGGAGCCAAAGGCGGAAAAAAAGGTCAGATGGCGCAGATTCAGCAGATGCAGGCGATGCAGAGGCAGATGGAGCAGATGCAGGCTGAGCTGGAGGAAAAAGAAGTCACCGCAACCGCAGGGGGCGGCGTCGTGACAGCGGTCGTCAGCGGTAAGAAGGAGCTGACGTCGCTGACGATTCAGCCGGAGGTCGTTGATCCGGATGATGTGGAGACCCTGCAGGATCTCGTGATCGCTGCGGTGAACGAGGGAATGAGGCAGATTGACGAGCTGACGAACGATGAGTACGGAAAGCTGACAGGCGGTCTGAATATCCCCGGAATGTAG